The sequence CTCTCCGTAATCGTTGCCGTGATAGAGGAACGGACGGCGGCGCAGCGGCGGACCCGTCCACGACCGGAACCCTCCGCCTGCGCGCCCGCAGCACCACGCAACCGCCCGCCGCCGGCCCGGCAGCCACGGAAGGCGGCGCCGACGCGGCCGCGCCGATGCCCCGCCTCTTCGTGCTCGTCGACGACTTCGATGCGCTGGTGGCCCCGGCGCTGGGCAGCACCGGTCGGCCGGCCGCCGGTTCCGTGGTGCGCGCCCTGGAGACGGTGGCCCGGGACGGCGCGGAGCTCGGGGTCCACCTGATAGCCGCCACCGGTCATCCGGACCGTACGGCGGAGACCGCGACCAGCGAACGGGCCGGTCTGCGGGTCCGGTTGGGCGCCTCCGACGATCCGTCCGAGCCGGTGCCCGCGGGCCGCGGGCGGCTGCACCGCGCGGCGGACGGCTCCTCGACACCGTTCCAGGCGGGCCGGGTCACCGGCCGGATACCCCGGACCTCCACCCTCCGGCCGACGGTCGTACCGCTGGAGTGGCAGCGGATGGGCGACCCGCCGGCCCGGCGCCCGCTGCGCGAGTTGGGCAACGGCCCCACGGACCTGGCCCTGCTGGCCAGCGCACTGCAGCGGGCCGCCCAGTCCTCGGGCGCGGGGTCGGCTCCGCCGTTGTTGTGAAGTCGGGGGGTGCGGCCTCGTCGGGGTGAGGCCGGGGGCGGCCTCGTCGTGGTGGGGCCCGGTGGGCCGGCCTCGCGGTTGGGGCCCGGTGGGCCGCGGCCTCGTGGTGGGGCGCGGTGCTCCGCCATGGCGTGAACTCCGGCGCCTGCCGCCACCGCCGCCCCGTTCACCGCCTCTGGCCCCCGCCGCTCGTGAACCCGGTGCGCGTTCCGTCGTGAACCCGGTGTGCGCTCCTTCGTGAACCCGGTGCGCGCTCCGTCGTGAAGCCGGTGTGCGTTCCTTCGTGAAGCGGGTGTGCGTTCCGTCATGAACCCCGCGCGCCCCTCATAGCAGCGTTGTGAACCCCGCGCGCCCCGCCCATAACAGCCGCGTCACGAAAGGGCAGTTGGCGGGGGAGGCGGTATTGCGGAGCCGGTGGCCAGGGCGTAGGACTGTCGCACACCCAGAGCACGGCGGACACCGCAGAGCACGACGAGGCGCAGCGCGACCACGCACCACCGCACGGCACGACGCGATCCGCACACGCGATCCGCACGATCGTGCGACGCACAGGCGCGTACGGCGCGACGCGATCGGCACGTAGGCACGTACAGCACGTAGGCACGTACAGCACGACGCGTACGGCGCGTAGGCACATATGGCGCGACGCGATCCGCAGGTAGGTGCGTACGCACGAGGCGAACGGCACAGTAGGGGCACCGTGGCACGGCAGGGCGCGGCTCCCCTTGCACCCGGCACGGCAGGCGCGGCGACAAGGGGCTACGGGGATGCGCAGACGACTCGGACGACTCGACCGCACGGCTGTACGCGCCACGACCGCGGTGGCGGTAGGCACGGCGCTCGCCCTGGCGCTGGCCGGGTGCGGCAGCGGCAGCAGTGGCGGCGGCACGAAGGACAACGGCGGCGGTGGCAGCAAGGGCGGCAGCACCGCCCCCACCGTGCAGCTCCCCCAGCTCAAGGGCCAGAAGTTGCAGGTCACCGCGGTCTGGACGGGCCCCGAGCGGGAGAACTTCGTCAAGGTGCTGGACGAGTTCGAAAAGCGCACCGGCGCCACGGTCGACTTCGTGCCCAGCGGCGACGACATGGCCGGCTTCATCGGCTCCAAGATCGCCGGTGGCGGGCCGCCGGACATCGCGATGCTCCAGCAGGTCGGTGTGCTGGGCGAGTTCGCCGGGAAGGGCTGGCTCAAGCCGCTCGGCCCGACCGCCAAGGCGCAACTCGCCAAGAATTACAGCAAGGGCTGGCAGGATCTCGGCGCGCACAAGGGCACGCCGTACGGCGTCTACTTCAAGGCCAGCAACAAGTCGCTGGTCTGGTACAACGCCAAGGCGTTCGACAACGCGGGCACCCAGGAGCCGAAGACCTGGAAGGACTTCCTCAAGACGGCGCAGACCCTCTCCGAATCGGGCGTCGAGCCGGTCTCGGTGGGCGGTGCGGACGGCTGGACGCTGACCGACTGGTTCGAGAACATCTACCTCTCGCAGGCGGGGCCCGAGAAGTACGACCAGTTGGCGCAGCACAAGATCAAGTGGACCGATGCCTCCGTCAAGCAGGCGCTGACCACGCTCGGACAGCTCTTCGGCCGTAAGGATCTGCTCGCGGGCGACAACTCCGGTGCGCTGCAGACGGACTTCCCGACGTCGGTGACCCAGACCTTCAGCGGCGACACCCCGAAGGCCGCGATGGTCTCGTCGGCCGACTTCGCGGCCGCCAACATCACCCAGACGAAGGCCAAGGTCGGCACGGACGCCAAGGTCTTCCCGTTCCCTGCGGTGGGCGCCAGGTCCCCGGTGGTGACCGGCGGCGATGTGGCGGTGGCCCTCAAGGACGGCAAGGCGGCACAGGCGTTGCTGACGTTCCTGGCGTCGACGGATGCCGCCAAGATCTGGGCGCAGGCGGGCGGGTTCATCTCGCCCAACAAGGAGCTCGACCAGGCGGCGTACGCCGACGGTGTGATGCGCCGGATCGCCAAGGCGCTGATCGCGGCGGGCGACGACTTCCGCTTCGACATGTCCGACCAGGCGCCCGCCTCCTTCGGCGGCAAGCCGGGCCAGGGCGAGTGGAAGGACCTGCAGGACTTCCTGAAGAGCCCCAAGGACATCGCGGGCACCCAGGCTCAGCTGGAGAAGGACGCCGCGAAGTCGTTCGGACGTTGAGATCGTACGTGGCGTCGCTCGGATGCTGGGGGCGTAGGCGATGGGGTTCGGGCGCGGAGGCCGTACGGGGCGTCGTTCGGCGCTGAGGCCGCACGCGATGTCGTTCGGGCACCGAGGCCGTACGCGGCGTCGTTCGGGCGGAGGCCGCACGCGATGGCGTTCGGCCGCTGAGGGCCTGTCGCCGGCCGCCGGGCAGCGGCCACCAAGCACTGAGCAGCGGCCACCAGGGGCCAAGCACCGACCACCTCGACCGGGACCGGGGGGACCGTCACGATGAGCGCCGTAGCGGCCGGCAAGGCCAGTGACAGCGGCGAAAGCGGCCGGGGCAGCGGCGAGAGCGGCCGACGCGGCGGTGGCGAGCGCCCGGACGGCGGCGGCAGGCGCCAGGGCCGCGGGGGCAAGCGCCGCCCGGGCGGTGGCGTCCTGGGCGCCCGCCCCTGGACGGCCGCGGTGTTCCTGCTGCCGGCCCTGCTGCTGCTCGGGGCGCTGGTCGTCTACCCGATCGTCTTCTCCGTCTACCGCAGCCTGTTCGACGCGTCCGGCACGGGATTCGTGGGGCTGGGCAACTACGGCGCGATGTTCTCCGACGACGGCATCCGTACCGCGCTGCGGAACAACATCATCTGGGTGGTGGTGGCGCCGGCCGTCTCGACGGTGCTGGGGCTGATCTTCGCGGTGCTGACCGAGCGGATCCGCTGGGGCACCGCCTTCAAGCTGATCGTGTTCATGCCGATGGCGATCTCGATGCTGGCGGCGGGCATCATCTTCCGGCTGGTCTACGACCAGGATCCGGAGCGCGGAGTCGCCAACGCGGTGTGGGTCGGCATCCATGACACCTTCTCCGAACCGGCCCCGTTCCCCGGCGCCAAACCGCGGCCGCGGTCCGGTCTCGCGCCGTCCGGCGGCGGTGCGTTCACCACACGTTCGGCCGTGCGGGCCGCGTCACCGGTGAATCTGCCGCTGGTCGCCGTGCAGCCGGGCGATCTGCGCGGGGCCCGCGCCGCGGCCGCCGCCGGGCCCCGTCCCGGCAGGGTCACCGGCACCGTGTGGCTGGACTTCACCCGTGGTGGCGGCGGGCGCCCCGGCGTCATCGACGGCAACGAGAAGGCGCTGGCCGGGCTGACGGTCGAGGCGGTCAGGGGCGGCCGGGTGGTCGCCTCCGCGACGACGGCGGCCGACGGCACCTTTGCGCTGCCCGCGGACCGTGCCGAGGGCGCCCGGCTCCGGCTGCCCGCGGCCGATTTCGCCGAGGCCTACGGCGGCGTCGACTGGCTGGGCCCGGCGCTGGTCACCCCGGCCATCATCGGCTCGTACGTCTGGATGTGGGCCGGTTTCGCGATGGTGCTGATCGCGGCGGGGCTGGCGGGTGTTCCGCGTGAGCTGCTGGAGGCGGCGCGGGTGGACGGCGCGGGCGAGTGGCAGGTCTTCCGCCGGATCACGGTGCCGCTGCTGGCGCCGGTCCTGGTGGTCGTGCTGGTCACGCTCATGATCAATGTGCTGAAGATCTTCGATCTGGTCTACATCATCGCCCCGGGCTCCAGCATCCGGTCCGCCAACGTCCTGGCGCTCCAGCTCTTCCAGTCCTCGTTCGGTACGGATGTCGACGAGGGCCTGGGCAGCGCGATCGCCGTCTTCCTGCTGCTGCTCGTGCTGCCGGTGATGTACGTCAATCTCCGGCGCATACGGAAGGAGCGTCGCCGATGACGACCGTGGACGGTGCCGGGCCGGGCGGGGGCGCCCTCCCCGGCGGGCGCGCCGTACGGGCGGCGCGGGGCAGGCGGGGCGGGCTGGGCGGGCGGGGCGGGCGGGGCGGGCCGGCGGCCGGGCGGGCCGGGCGGCCGCTCGCGGCCCGGATGGCGGCGCGGACCGGCGGTGGCGCGATGCGGATCTTCCTGGTCCTGGTCGCGCTGTTCTGGCTGATGCCGTCGGTGGGGCTGCTGCTGTCCTCGCTGCGCAGCCCGCAGCGGATCGCCGAGTCCGGCTGGTGGCAGGTCTTCAGCAAGCCGGCCCAGATCACCTGGGACAACTACAGCCAGCTGCTGGCCAACGACAAGGTGATGGGCTCGCTGCTGACCACGGCGGCGATCACCGTGCCGGCGACGGTGCTGGTCGTCGTCATCGGCTCGCTGGCCGGCTATGCGTTCGCCTGGATGGACTTCCCCGGCAGGGACGGCTGGTTCATGGTCGTCGTCGGGCTGCTGGTGGTGCCCGTGCAGGTGGCGCTGATCCCGGTGGCCAAGCTGTTCGGTGCGGTCGGGCTCTTCGAGACGACGGCCGGGGTGATCCTCTTCCATACGGCCTTCGGGCTGCCGTTCGCGGTGTTCCTGCTGCGGAACTTCTTTGCCGAGATCCCGCGCGAGCTGCTGGAGGCGGCCCGGCTGGACGGGGCGGGCGAGCTGCGGCTGTTCACCCGTGTCGTGCTGCCGCTGGGCGGCCCGGCGATCGCCTCGCTGGGGATCTTCCAGTTCCTGTGGGTGTGGAACGACATGCTGATCGCGCTGATCTTCGCGGACAGCGGCCATCCGCCGATCACGGTCGCGCTGCAGCAGGAGGTGCGGCAGTTCGGCAACAACATCGATGTGCTGGCGCCCGGCGCGTTCCTGTCCATGGTGGTGCCGCTGATCGTCTTCTTCGCCTTCCAGCGCCAGTTCGTCTCCGGGGTGATGGCGGGCGCCGTGAAGTGAGCTCCGCACGGGGGCCCGCCGGTGCCCGTCCGCACGCCATCTTCCGTTCATGTTGCTGCGCCTACGATGACGTCGCTGCCGTGCCCTGCAGGGTGCGGCGGTGCGTAGGGCGGGTCGGCGCGCGTGGTGTGCCGGCGCGACAGGGCGCCACAGGGCGCGGCGGTGCGACAGGGTGCCGCCGGGGAGATGCCCGGGTGTGGCCCGCGTGTCTCTCGTATCGAGTGATCGAGTGAGGGCGCCCCGGTCCCCGCGAGGCCGCGCCCGTGCGCTGCGGCATGACGCCGGGCGCATCCAAAAC is a genomic window of Streptomyces sp. Edi2 containing:
- a CDS encoding sugar ABC transporter permease — its product is MSAVAAGKASDSGESGRGSGESGRRGGGERPDGGGRRQGRGGKRRPGGGVLGARPWTAAVFLLPALLLLGALVVYPIVFSVYRSLFDASGTGFVGLGNYGAMFSDDGIRTALRNNIIWVVVAPAVSTVLGLIFAVLTERIRWGTAFKLIVFMPMAISMLAAGIIFRLVYDQDPERGVANAVWVGIHDTFSEPAPFPGAKPRPRSGLAPSGGGAFTTRSAVRAASPVNLPLVAVQPGDLRGARAAAAAGPRPGRVTGTVWLDFTRGGGGRPGVIDGNEKALAGLTVEAVRGGRVVASATTAADGTFALPADRAEGARLRLPAADFAEAYGGVDWLGPALVTPAIIGSYVWMWAGFAMVLIAAGLAGVPRELLEAARVDGAGEWQVFRRITVPLLAPVLVVVLVTLMINVLKIFDLVYIIAPGSSIRSANVLALQLFQSSFGTDVDEGLGSAIAVFLLLLVLPVMYVNLRRIRKERRR
- a CDS encoding ABC transporter substrate-binding protein, with protein sequence MRRRLGRLDRTAVRATTAVAVGTALALALAGCGSGSSGGGTKDNGGGGSKGGSTAPTVQLPQLKGQKLQVTAVWTGPERENFVKVLDEFEKRTGATVDFVPSGDDMAGFIGSKIAGGGPPDIAMLQQVGVLGEFAGKGWLKPLGPTAKAQLAKNYSKGWQDLGAHKGTPYGVYFKASNKSLVWYNAKAFDNAGTQEPKTWKDFLKTAQTLSESGVEPVSVGGADGWTLTDWFENIYLSQAGPEKYDQLAQHKIKWTDASVKQALTTLGQLFGRKDLLAGDNSGALQTDFPTSVTQTFSGDTPKAAMVSSADFAAANITQTKAKVGTDAKVFPFPAVGARSPVVTGGDVAVALKDGKAAQALLTFLASTDAAKIWAQAGGFISPNKELDQAAYADGVMRRIAKALIAAGDDFRFDMSDQAPASFGGKPGQGEWKDLQDFLKSPKDIAGTQAQLEKDAAKSFGR
- a CDS encoding carbohydrate ABC transporter permease, which gives rise to MAARTGGGAMRIFLVLVALFWLMPSVGLLLSSLRSPQRIAESGWWQVFSKPAQITWDNYSQLLANDKVMGSLLTTAAITVPATVLVVVIGSLAGYAFAWMDFPGRDGWFMVVVGLLVVPVQVALIPVAKLFGAVGLFETTAGVILFHTAFGLPFAVFLLRNFFAEIPRELLEAARLDGAGELRLFTRVVLPLGGPAIASLGIFQFLWVWNDMLIALIFADSGHPPITVALQQEVRQFGNNIDVLAPGAFLSMVVPLIVFFAFQRQFVSGVMAGAVK